Genomic DNA from Thermodesulfobacteriota bacterium:
GGGGGAGGCGGACGCAAAACAGGCTGCCCCCGTCGCGGCGGGGCTCGTAGGAGAGGCTGCCCCCGTGGGCCCGCACGATGGAGCGGGCCAGGGGCAACCCGATCCCCAGGCCTCCCCCTCCGAACTCGTGTCCGGAGGTGCGGTGGTGGCGTACGTCGGCCGATTCGTAGAACAGGTCGAAGATCTTCTCGCGCTCGGCCTCCGGGACACCCACCCCGGAATCGGCCACGGCCACGACCAGATCCCGGCCTTCCGTTCGCACTTCCACGTCGACCTGGCCCCCGTCGGGGGTGAACTTGACGGCGTTCTGCACCAGAGCCCCCACCGCCCGCAGCAGTTTGCGCACGTCGGCGTGGAGCGCCAGGTCTTCGGGGGCACGGCACGCCCAGGTGACGCAGAGCTGCCGCAAGGTGCCGTACATCTGGCACAGGTCGCCCACCCCCCGGGCCAGGTCCCCCACGGTTTGGGCCGTGGGGTGGAGCTCGAGCCCCCCTGCCTGGTTCAGGCCCAGGTCCCCCAGATCCTCCACCACCTCCTTGAGGCGCCGCAGGGCACGATCCGCCGACTCCAGGAGGCGGCGCTGGTCTTCGGAGAGGACTGCGGTCTTCCCGGCGAGGAGAGACACCAACCCGGCTGCCACGGTGGTCGGGGTGCGGATCTCGTGGTTCGCTAGGGCAATGAACTTCTCCTTGCGCTCGTTGAGGTCGCGCAGCCGTTCCACCACCTCGCGCAGGGCGCGGTTGTCCCGGGAAAAGCGCAGCCGCTCCTCGCAGTGTCGGATGAGGAGCTCGAGCCGGGCCAGGCGCACCGGCTTTACGAGAAAGTCGTAGGCCCCCAGGCGCAGGGCGTCCACGGCGTCGTCCATGGTGCCGTACCCCGTGACCAGAACCACCTCGGTTCCGGGCCAACGCTCCCGAACCCGCCGGAGCACGTCGATGCCCGAGATGCCGGGCATCTTGAGGTCGGTGAGCACGAGCTCCGCGGGGCGGTCCTCCAGGAGCCAGAGCCCTTCGTCGCCCGTGGAGGCAACCCGGACGGTGTGGCCCTGCTCCGCCAGGAACGTGCCCATGGTCTCCCGGATGCCCTTTTCGTCATCGATGATGAGGATATCCATGGCTCTCCCGGTGGCGCGAAGGCACGGGGCACAGTAGACCCGAACTCGCGGCTCGGGGCAACCGTGCATTGGTCCCTGGATCCACCCGCCGAACGGTGGGCGGGTTCGGGGAGCCCCTACCCTCCGCCGCGCAATCCGCGATGATTCGAGGCCCCAGCCTCGACAGACCCGGCGCGCACCACGTCACCCTCCTGGCGAGCGGGGTACGCTTCGGTCGATGCGCAGCGCCGCTGCACTGCGGGGCTCCCCGAACCCGCCCCGAAAAGAGGTGGTGGATTCGGGCGTCCCTTCGGGCGCGCCCTACGCCGGGCCGGGCCCGGCGGGCGTCACCCGGTACTTGGCGGCGAGGAAGACAGGGTGGTAGCTCTCCTTGGCCTGGCGCAGCCCCGGGTCGCCCAGGTCCTGTTCCCGGTTCACGTACCGGTAGCCCTCGAGGGCGTGGAGGCAGAAGTCCCGATTGATGAGCTGGGCGAGGCCTTCGCGCTCGGGCTCGGCTTTTTCGAAGTGCACCACGAAGGTTTCGGGGTCCAGCTCCTCGCCGAGGCAGAAAGCCGCCACCCGGGCCCCCAGGAGGATTACCCCCCCGCGGAGCCCCAGGGCCTCGCGGTGGGTGAGGGCCTCGACGGCGGCGTCGGTCTCCAGGAACGTGGCGGGCTTGTCGGCCGAGCAGCGGATCGTGCACCACCCTCGGGCCAGGTCGAGGCACGGGCCCAGGTGCTCCGGCCCGAGCTCCCGAAACGAATAACTCCCGGCTTCTTCCCGCAGGAACTTGACCAGACGGTTTCGGCGCTTGTGGAACTTCTTCCCGGGCAGGAAGGCCAGGTCGTCACGGGAGTAGACGTAGTCGGCCTGATCCCGATCGGCCCGGCATGCCCAGCCGGAGGAGAACTGTCGGGCCACCCAGGCCTCCGGCACCGGGAAGAGCGACCCGGGGGAGCCCTGGGCCTCCAGGTGCGCGCACAGCGCACGCGCCGCCGCCCCGGTGTCGCCTTCTCCCGCGGGGGGAAACGCATAGCGCTCCCCGCCGTACCCCCTGCCCGTGACCAGGAGCAGAGAGTCCCAGCGGCTCAGGCGATAGTCGTGCGCCTTGCGGAAGAGGAAGAGATTGGCGAAGGTGAACTCGGAGAGTCCGGCCCGCGCGCGGCGCAGCACCGGCGCCACCTCGTCGCGCAGCTCGAGGCTCACCTCGCAGGATTCGGGAAACCGGGGAATTCTCTCCATGCCACGGCCCTCGTCGAAGGCCGCTAGCGGCGGCGCAGGGGCAACACCGCCTCGTCGGCCGCCATGTCCACCACGGGCACGACGTGCCCGGGGCGGCCCAGGTACCGGTCGGCCACGTCCTGGGGGAAGGAGCGATAGCGCAAGGTGGCGCGGGCCCGCAGGGGGCCCTTGGCGGCGGCCGGTACGGGGAACCGATAGGTTTCCAGGGCCTGGGCCCTGGGGGGGATCGTGCTGTCGCGAGCGATGCGCGCGACCTTCCAGGGCTTCCAGGTGGGGACGCCGTCCTCGTCCACTGCCTCGGCGCCGTAGGTCCGGGCCGCCGGGTCGAGGGCCCCGTCGGGGCGCAGCGCCCCGCTCTCCCAGAGCACCCGGCCTGCGTCGCCGTCGTCGGAGACGGTTACGTGGAGCCACGCCTGGCGCAACTCCGTCATGCCGGTGGGCAGGTTGTGGCCGGCGCCCACGTTGCGGACCCGAACCTCCAACGTTCCTTCGCTGTCGGGCCCCAGGACCGCCGGTGCCTCGACCCGGACCCGGGCCGCGATGCGCAGGCGGGAAACGGCGTCCGCGGCGTGCCGCGGGTAGCTCAAGAAGTCGGGAATGGCCGAGTTGGCGCCGGTAAAGGTGTGATGAAAGAAGGGCGACCGGCTGGTGCCGAAGTTGCTCGAGGGCCCGGACAGGGCGGGCTTTTCCAGGGTGGCCGCCACTTGGGCCGCGACCTCGGGGGGCACCATGTGGCAGTCCTGGCAATGGATCTCTTCTGCGGCGTAGACGCTGCCCTTCCACTCTTCGTAGGTGCGGGCGATGGACGTTCCGGTGACGGGGTGGAACACGTTGTGGCACGCTCCGCAAAACTCGCTACGGGTGTGCAGATCGGAATATGCGGTCTCGTGGAACGTGCTGAAAGCGTCGGCGTAGGGCCCCCGTTTGGGCCCCTCCGGATCGAGCACGAGGCCGGCGTTGCCGGGGACCCCACCGCGCTCGAGCATCTCGACCCGAGCCACCGTGTGGCAGAAGTCGCAGGTGACCCCTTCCTGGGCCAGGGGGTGGATCACGATCTCGCCGCTCTCTCGGATCCATACCTGCTCGGCGGCTGTGCCCACGGGGGTGTGGCACCCCGCGCAGAGGCGGTCCATGGCTCCCCCCAGCTCCCGGGAGGCCTCGCGCCAAGCCGCCTGATACAGGGGATCGGCAAAGGCGTTGGCGTGCATCGAGCCGGACCACTCCTCGTGTTGGAGCGGATGGCAGTACGCACACCGGTCCGCCGGAGTGAACGCGTCCAGGCTTGCGGGCAACCCCGTCACCGTGTTGATGGCGCTGGGGTAGAAGGGGAGCTCGGCGGCGGCTGGGGCCGCACAGGCGAGGGCCGTCGCGAGGGCGGTCCTTCGGAGAGCGCGCAGGGGCATGGCGGCTCCAGCGGGAGGGGTGGCCGGCCGGGAAAACGGTCCCCGGGCGGCGCACAACCTACCAGAAGGCGCGGAGCCTCGCCAGGCAGGGGGGACGTGAGACGTGAGACGGGGGACGTGAAGCGAGGGGAGGATCGAATGAATTCCCAACCGCCGACGCGACCGACGGGGAACCGCACCGGCCCTCCGGGGCCGGAAGCTCAGCCGCCCGAGAGCTGCGCCCGCATCCGGCCCAGGACCCGGTTGGCCGGGTTGGCCCGGTCGAGAAAGCCCAGGACCGGGACGCGGCGCTCGCCCATCTCTCGCAGCCGTGCCGTGAGACCGGCGTGGTGGGGATCCAGGCGAAGTCCCCGCTGGAACGCGGCGTGGGCCTTGGCGCGATCCCCCGCCCGCAGGAGCAGCACCCCAAGGGCGAAGTACAGGTCCGGAATATAGAAGGCGCCCCGAATTGCCTCGAGACAGGCCACCACCCCGTCGCGCACCCGGCCGTTGCCCATGGAGCGGCTCGCTGCGAGAAACGCGCGTACCCGGACGTCCCGGGAGCCCTGCGCTTCGCACTTCTGGAGCAGGGATTGGCACCGCGCGTAATCTCCCCGGTGGAAGAGGGCCACGGCGCGGGCGATCCACTCGTCCTGCTCCTGACCGGTCCCCTCCGGCGACGGAAGGGACACCGGGCTTTCGGCCGGGACCTGGCCCACGAGGGAGTCGAACAGGAGATCGAAGTCGTTGAGGGCAATCTGCACGGGCGTACCTCCAGGGGCCAGCGATGCGGAAGGACCAGTCGGGCCGAAGGGAATGCAAGGGGTGGGCCGCCACGTTCGCGTCCAGGAGAGCCGCGACGATTCTCGTCGGTGAGGCGGGCTCGGGCGACGGGCGTGCCCGGCTCGTAACCGAGTCCCGAATTGGTAACCGGGGACCCCCAGGCGTTCCTCCGGCGCGCCGAGCCTCACGGGTTTCGGCCGAGCTGCCGCGGTTCGGTCGAGGCGGCACGGGGCTGCGCTCCAGGCCTCCCGGACCTCGCCCCAAAGACTTGGTGGTGGATTCTGGGTCCCCGGGATCCGCCGCCCGGGTGGCGAGCGGGGTCCGGGAGCCCCTGCGCTTCGCCCCGCAATCCGCGACAATTGGACGAAGGGTCCCTCGCGGAACCGGTGCGCCTGGCCTCATCGGTTTCCGCCGGCTGTGGCGGATTGGTCGATGCGGTACGGGGCTGCGCTCCGGGGCTCCCGGACCCCGCCCCAAATCTAGGTGGTGGATTCTGGGGCGGCACCGCGGCACCGCGCTTGTCTCCGAGGGGTGGCTATGGTACTTTCTTGCGCCTTGTCGGGGCGTGGCGCAGCCTGGTAGCGCACCTGCCTTGGGCGCAGGGGGTCGGAAGTTCGAATCTTCTCGCCCCGACCACTGCTGGGCCCCGTCGAACGCGCCTGTAGCTCAGTTGGACAGAGCAACGGCCTTCTAAGCCGTGGGTCAGAGGTTCGAGTCCTCTCAGGCGTGCCAGCCGGTTTTCGCTTCTGTGGTGAGTGTAGCTCAATGGCAGAGCACCGGACTGTGGCTCCGGTGGTTGCGGGTTCGACTCCCGTCACTCACCCCAATCCAGGCTGAGGCCCACGGGCGACCCCGTGGGCCTTTTCTCTCGTGAAGCGGTTGGTTGTCTT
This window encodes:
- a CDS encoding response regulator, with protein sequence MDILIIDDEKGIRETMGTFLAEQGHTVRVASTGDEGLWLLEDRPAELVLTDLKMPGISGIDVLRRVRERWPGTEVVLVTGYGTMDDAVDALRLGAYDFLVKPVRLARLELLIRHCEERLRFSRDNRALREVVERLRDLNERKEKFIALANHEIRTPTTVAAGLVSLLAGKTAVLSEDQRRLLESADRALRRLKEVVEDLGDLGLNQAGGLELHPTAQTVGDLARGVGDLCQMYGTLRQLCVTWACRAPEDLALHADVRKLLRAVGALVQNAVKFTPDGGQVDVEVRTEGRDLVVAVADSGVGVPEAEREKIFDLFYESADVRHHRTSGHEFGGGGLGIGLPLARSIVRAHGGSLSYEPRRDGGSLFCVRLPLEGSGGLSPGTQA
- a CDS encoding phosphatidylglycerol lysyltransferase domain-containing protein → MERIPRFPESCEVSLELRDEVAPVLRRARAGLSEFTFANLFLFRKAHDYRLSRWDSLLLVTGRGYGGERYAFPPAGEGDTGAAARALCAHLEAQGSPGSLFPVPEAWVARQFSSGWACRADRDQADYVYSRDDLAFLPGKKFHKRRNRLVKFLREEAGSYSFRELGPEHLGPCLDLARGWCTIRCSADKPATFLETDAAVEALTHREALGLRGGVILLGARVAAFCLGEELDPETFVVHFEKAEPEREGLAQLINRDFCLHALEGYRYVNREQDLGDPGLRQAKESYHPVFLAAKYRVTPAGPGPA
- a CDS encoding multiheme c-type cytochrome, translated to MPLRALRRTALATALACAAPAAAELPFYPSAINTVTGLPASLDAFTPADRCAYCHPLQHEEWSGSMHANAFADPLYQAAWREASRELGGAMDRLCAGCHTPVGTAAEQVWIRESGEIVIHPLAQEGVTCDFCHTVARVEMLERGGVPGNAGLVLDPEGPKRGPYADAFSTFHETAYSDLHTRSEFCGACHNVFHPVTGTSIARTYEEWKGSVYAAEEIHCQDCHMVPPEVAAQVAATLEKPALSGPSSNFGTSRSPFFHHTFTGANSAIPDFLSYPRHAADAVSRLRIAARVRVEAPAVLGPDSEGTLEVRVRNVGAGHNLPTGMTELRQAWLHVTVSDDGDAGRVLWESGALRPDGALDPAARTYGAEAVDEDGVPTWKPWKVARIARDSTIPPRAQALETYRFPVPAAAKGPLRARATLRYRSFPQDVADRYLGRPGHVVPVVDMAADEAVLPLRRR
- a CDS encoding tetratricopeptide repeat protein, translating into MQIALNDFDLLFDSLVGQVPAESPVSLPSPEGTGQEQDEWIARAVALFHRGDYARCQSLLQKCEAQGSRDVRVRAFLAASRSMGNGRVRDGVVACLEAIRGAFYIPDLYFALGVLLLRAGDRAKAHAAFQRGLRLDPHHAGLTARLREMGERRVPVLGFLDRANPANRVLGRMRAQLSGG